The Geobacillus stearothermophilus ATCC 12980 genome contains a region encoding:
- a CDS encoding SDR family oxidoreductase has translation MRHALITAGAKGLGRKVTELLLDKGYSVTVNYRSDEQAVRSLAEKYRGAADRLQFVQGDVTDKNDLAALVDAAMERFGRIDCLINNAGPYIFERKKLADYTEDEWYEMIEGNLSSVFHLVRRTIPIMRKQRFGRIITYGFQGAADAPGWVHRSAFGAAKVGLVSLTKTIALEEAEYGITANMVCPGNIVGAMKEAGIADARARRDAETPVGRPGTGEDIARVIAFLCEDDSDFITGAVIDVTGGANVIYRHLFR, from the coding sequence GGGGAGAAAAGTGACCGAGCTGCTGCTTGATAAAGGCTACTCGGTGACGGTGAACTACCGGAGCGATGAACAGGCGGTGCGCTCGCTTGCCGAGAAGTACCGCGGCGCCGCTGACCGCCTCCAGTTTGTGCAGGGAGATGTGACGGACAAAAACGATTTAGCGGCGCTTGTGGACGCCGCCATGGAGCGGTTTGGCCGCATTGACTGCCTCATCAACAATGCAGGGCCGTACATTTTTGAGCGGAAAAAGCTGGCCGATTATACGGAAGACGAATGGTACGAAATGATTGAAGGCAATTTGAGCTCGGTCTTCCATTTAGTGAGGCGGACGATCCCGATTATGCGAAAACAACGGTTTGGCCGCATCATTACGTACGGATTTCAAGGAGCGGCGGATGCCCCGGGCTGGGTGCACCGTTCGGCGTTCGGCGCGGCGAAAGTCGGGCTTGTATCGCTGACGAAAACGATCGCCCTGGAAGAGGCGGAATATGGCATTACCGCCAATATGGTGTGCCCAGGCAATATTGTCGGCGCCATGAAAGAGGCGGGGATCGCCGACGCCCGCGCGAGAAGGGATGCGGAAACGCCGGTCGGACGCCCGGGGACTGGTGAAGATATCGCCCGCGTGATCGCGTTTTTATGCGAGGACGACTCGGATTTCATCACCGGCGCCGTCATTGACGTCACCGGCGGAGCGAACGTCATTTACCGCCACCTTTTCCGTTGA
- the ald gene encoding alanine dehydrogenase, translated as MKIGIPKEIKNNENRVAITPAGVMTLVKAGHDVYVETEAGAGSGFSDSEYEKAGAVIVPNAEDAWTAEMVLKVKEPLAEEFRYFRPGLILFTYLHLAAAEALTKALVEQKVVGIAYETVQLANGSLPLLTPMSEVAGRMSVQVGAQFLEKPHGGKGILLGGVPGVRRGKVTIIGGGTAGTNAAKIAVGLGSDVTILDINAERLRELDDLFGDHVTTLMSNSYHIAECVRESDLVVGAVLIPGAKAPKLVTEEMVRSMTPGSVLVDIAIDQGGIFETTDRVTTHDDPTYVKHGVVHYAVANMPGAVPRTSTFALTNVTIPYALQIANKGYRAACLDNPALLKGINTLDGHIVYEAVAAAHNMPYTDVHSLLHG; from the coding sequence ATGAAGATCGGCATTCCAAAAGAAATCAAAAACAATGAAAACCGCGTCGCCATCACTCCGGCAGGCGTGATGACGCTCGTCAAAGCGGGGCATGACGTGTATGTGGAGACGGAAGCCGGCGCTGGGTCGGGGTTTTCCGATTCCGAGTATGAAAAAGCCGGGGCAGTGATCGTGCCGAACGCGGAAGATGCTTGGACGGCGGAGATGGTGTTGAAAGTGAAAGAGCCGCTGGCTGAGGAGTTCCGCTATTTTCGCCCCGGATTGATTTTGTTTACGTATTTGCATTTAGCCGCGGCCGAAGCGCTCACGAAAGCGCTCGTCGAGCAAAAAGTGGTCGGCATCGCTTACGAGACGGTGCAGCTGGCGAACGGCTCGCTGCCACTGTTGACGCCGATGAGTGAAGTCGCCGGCCGCATGTCGGTGCAAGTCGGCGCCCAGTTTCTCGAGAAGCCGCACGGCGGGAAAGGCATTTTGCTTGGCGGCGTGCCCGGAGTGCGGCGCGGCAAAGTGACGATCATCGGCGGCGGAACGGCGGGGACGAACGCGGCGAAAATCGCGGTCGGTCTCGGGTCAGACGTGACGATTTTGGACATTAACGCCGAGCGGCTGCGCGAGCTCGATGATTTGTTCGGCGACCACGTGACGACGCTCATGTCCAACTCGTACCATATCGCCGAGTGCGTGCGCGAATCGGATTTGGTCGTCGGTGCCGTCTTGATCCCGGGGGCGAAAGCGCCGAAGCTGGTGACGGAAGAGATGGTGCGCTCGATGACGCCGGGATCGGTGTTGGTCGACATCGCCATTGACCAAGGCGGCATTTTCGAAACGACCGACCGCGTCACGACGCACGACGATCCGACATACGTCAAGCACGGCGTCGTCCATTACGCCGTCGCCAACATGCCGGGCGCGGTGCCGCGCACGTCGACATTCGCGCTTACGAACGTCACGATCCCATACGCCTTGCAAATCGCCAACAAAGGCTACCGCGCCGCGTGCTTGGATAACCCGGCGCTGTTAAAAGGGATCAACACGCTCGACGGGCACATCGTGTACGAAGCGGTCGCGGCGGCGCACAACATGCCGTATACAGATGTTCATTCGTTGTTGCACGGATGA